The DNA region TCGCTCGACTTGCATGTATTAGGCACGCCGCCAGCGTTCGTCCTGAGCCAGGATCAAACTCTCCAAAGAATTTGATTTAGCTCATAAAAAATAACATTGTTAAAACATTATGGTTACGCTTCGTTTGTTCAGTTTTCAAAAATCAATCCGTCACCTTTCTTAACAGCGACTTTTATATCTTAACACGATTCAAAAACCGCGTCAATTGTTTTTTTTCGCCGCCACTTGTTCAGCAGCGACGTTTATTAATATATCAAGGTTTTAGATAAGAGTCAATACTTTTTTAAAAAATAAATTAAGAATTATTAATTTGATAGTATCGATGAAAGATTCCTTTTCCTTTCGTTTCAATTTTCTTTATAGCAACCAACTGTTTTTCAATTAAAAATTCTAAAAGAATTGGTAAATCAATTGCATAATGTTTGATCTCCGGATGACTAATTAAATCATTGATGGACCAATAATCCCTCTTTCGCATAATTTCTATTAAATGATTGGTGCACTCTTCTATTTTAGAGGAAATTAAAAATTCACTCGCTAAAAATAACAACTCCAGCCGTTTTTGTATCGTTTCTTCACTTGTCAGTAATTCTTCGTATAACTTATAAATTTCTGGTTCGATTTGTTTCACTTGATTCCAAACCATTAGCTCCGGATGAAAACCATTCTCTATTATGGATAACCTGGCTAAATGATGTAAGGAATGAACAATATAATTATAAGCATCAATAAATTGATCATTTTGAAAAAATGATTTCCCATCCATATATCTTCTAATTAATTTTGTAAACTCAATAGCCATTTTTATTTTTCGACTGTGAAATGGA from Oikeobacillus pervagus includes:
- a CDS encoding nucleotidyltransferase-like protein — translated: MEDILRSIYQEKASNPETLGILGVEKSYFSKPLTDTFDVVLFIILTESNQEIFIKHYKFDDKKAMMYIVTESKLKEWIVLGNNWKAMEWIHNGKVLFDRNEYIKKLKTELNDFPFHSRKIKMAIEFTKLIRRYMDGKSFFQNDQFIDAYNYIVHSLHHLARLSIIENGFHPELMVWNQVKQIEPEIYKLYEELLTSEETIQKRLELLFLASEFLISSKIEECTNHLIEIMRKRDYWSINDLISHPEIKHYAIDLPILLEFLIEKQLVAIKKIETKGKGIFHRYYQINNS